From Solwaraspora sp. WMMD1047, the proteins below share one genomic window:
- a CDS encoding DUF3662 and FHA domain-containing protein, whose amino-acid sequence MSSGPEEEPVSVLQRFEKRLEGLVEGAFAKVFKGVVHPVEILNAMQREAEAHKAILAGGRTLVPNRYVIDLSPYDHSRLAPYAAALAQELAQSQAEFIGEQAWTVYGDVIVEIERGDGLDTGMFRVTAEVYTGGDVAPAQQSHYDAPGQGGGYPPYEQGGGGYGPPPGHGAGRNVRLVSGDGRTYPLQMGSTVIGRGDQANLRLPDVGISRRHARLDFDGAQVVLTDLGSTNGTMVNGQRVSAVALNPGDMIQLGTTTLTFRVDG is encoded by the coding sequence ATGTCCTCGGGACCCGAGGAGGAGCCGGTGAGCGTGCTGCAACGCTTCGAGAAGCGTCTGGAAGGCCTGGTCGAGGGGGCCTTCGCGAAGGTGTTCAAGGGGGTCGTCCACCCCGTGGAGATCCTCAACGCGATGCAGCGGGAGGCAGAGGCGCACAAGGCTATCCTGGCCGGTGGCCGCACTCTCGTGCCCAACCGCTACGTGATCGATCTCTCGCCGTACGACCACAGCCGGCTGGCGCCGTACGCCGCCGCGCTGGCCCAGGAGTTGGCGCAGTCCCAGGCCGAGTTCATCGGCGAGCAGGCCTGGACGGTCTACGGCGACGTGATCGTGGAGATCGAGCGGGGTGACGGCCTGGACACCGGGATGTTCCGGGTCACCGCGGAGGTCTACACGGGTGGCGATGTCGCGCCCGCCCAGCAGTCGCACTACGACGCGCCGGGTCAGGGCGGCGGCTACCCGCCGTACGAGCAGGGTGGGGGTGGCTACGGTCCGCCGCCGGGGCACGGTGCCGGCCGCAACGTCCGGCTGGTCTCCGGTGACGGCCGGACCTACCCGCTGCAGATGGGCTCCACGGTGATCGGCCGGGGTGACCAGGCGAACCTGCGGCTGCCGGACGTCGGCATCTCGCGGCGACACGCCCGGCTCGACTTCGACGGCGCGCAGGTCGTGCTCACCGATCTCGGCTCGACGAACGGGACGATGGTCAACGGCCAGCGGGTCTCGGCGGTGGCGCTCAACCCCGGTGACATGATCCAGCTCGGTACGACCACCCTCACGTTCCGCGTGGACGGTTAG
- a CDS encoding NAD-dependent epimerase/dehydratase family protein, producing MSVALVTGSGGLIGSEAVRHFAGLGLDVVGIDNDMRSRFFGEEASTAWNVLRLTSDLGPAYTHHSVDIRDRDALAEIFRRYGREIAVVIHTAAQPSHDWAVRDPFTDFDVNAVGTLNVLQNVRDHCPEAPFIHCSTNKVYGDRPNSLPLVERDTRWEIEPDHPYADGITEDMSIDACLHSVFGASKVAADVMVQEYGRYFGMRTACFRGGTLTGPAHSATELHGFLAYLMRCNMERRTYKIFGYKGKMVRDAIHSHDVVSAFEAFFRAPRSAAVYNLGGGRHSNCSHLEAFALAEKISGQEMQTEYHEANRVGDHQWWIGSNAAFQRDYPNWRQAYDVPLILQEIYEANADRWVPKA from the coding sequence GTGAGTGTCGCGTTGGTGACCGGATCCGGCGGCCTGATCGGCTCGGAGGCGGTCCGGCACTTCGCCGGCCTCGGCCTGGACGTGGTCGGGATCGACAACGACATGCGCAGCCGGTTCTTCGGCGAGGAGGCGTCGACCGCCTGGAACGTCCTGCGGCTGACCAGCGATCTCGGGCCGGCGTACACGCATCACAGCGTCGACATCCGGGACCGCGACGCGCTGGCGGAGATCTTCCGGCGGTACGGCCGCGAGATCGCCGTGGTGATCCACACCGCCGCCCAGCCGTCCCACGACTGGGCCGTGCGCGACCCGTTCACCGACTTCGACGTCAACGCCGTCGGCACCCTGAACGTCCTCCAGAACGTGCGCGACCACTGCCCCGAGGCGCCCTTCATCCACTGCTCGACGAACAAGGTGTACGGCGACCGGCCGAACAGCCTGCCGCTGGTCGAGCGGGACACCCGCTGGGAGATCGAGCCGGACCACCCGTACGCCGACGGCATCACCGAGGACATGTCGATCGACGCCTGCCTGCACTCGGTCTTCGGCGCCTCGAAGGTGGCCGCCGACGTGATGGTGCAGGAGTACGGCCGCTACTTCGGGATGCGGACCGCCTGCTTCCGGGGCGGCACCCTGACCGGGCCGGCGCACTCGGCCACCGAACTGCACGGCTTCCTGGCGTACCTGATGCGCTGCAACATGGAGCGGCGCACCTACAAGATCTTCGGCTACAAAGGGAAGATGGTCCGCGACGCGATTCACAGTCACGATGTGGTCTCGGCGTTCGAGGCGTTCTTCCGGGCGCCCCGGTCGGCGGCGGTCTACAACCTGGGCGGCGGGCGGCACTCCAACTGCTCCCACCTGGAGGCGTTCGCCCTGGCGGAGAAGATCTCCGGCCAGGAGATGCAGACCGAATACCACGAGGCGAACCGGGTCGGCGACCACCAGTGGTGGATCGGGTCGAACGCCGCCTTCCAGCGGGACTACCCGAACTGGCGGCAGGCGTACGACGTGCCGCTGATCCTGCAGGAGATCTACGAGGCGAACGCGGACAGGTGGGTACCGAAAGCATGA
- a CDS encoding IniB N-terminal domain-containing protein, with protein sequence MDSTQTLHDFVLNLLTNPDARSAFELDPEGTLRSAGLGDLTPADVQDVVPLVVDYVPVQGLTNLDAVGGLGLGELSPDVSGLVGHVQSTVEQVTVAASPTSADVNVATLGAITVDPVGLGVGASLLSDIGVGVSPSGVGVDVSGAYDVAGTLDAEVLEPVTTDAVGTVGGTVDSTVGIGDDLVGGVAPDGLLGTADLTLNTVTGTLDTATNLVNSLDVGGLGQGLGGTQAPVVGDLDAARVVGGVTGTVDNTLDGVGVGNVTGSLGLSAGADASAGTGGLLDLGDGLL encoded by the coding sequence ATGGATTCGACCCAGACCCTGCACGACTTTGTGCTGAACCTGCTCACCAACCCGGACGCCCGGTCGGCGTTCGAGCTCGACCCGGAGGGCACCCTGCGCAGCGCCGGGCTGGGTGACCTGACCCCGGCCGACGTCCAGGATGTCGTACCGCTGGTCGTCGACTACGTCCCGGTGCAGGGCCTCACCAACCTCGACGCGGTGGGCGGCCTCGGCCTGGGTGAGCTCTCGCCCGACGTCAGCGGTCTGGTCGGGCACGTCCAGTCCACCGTCGAGCAGGTCACCGTCGCCGCGAGCCCGACCAGCGCCGACGTCAACGTCGCCACCCTCGGCGCGATCACGGTCGACCCGGTCGGGCTGGGCGTCGGGGCCTCCCTGCTCTCCGACATCGGGGTCGGGGTGAGCCCGTCCGGGGTCGGCGTCGACGTCTCCGGCGCGTACGACGTGGCCGGCACGCTCGACGCCGAGGTGCTGGAGCCGGTGACCACCGACGCGGTCGGCACCGTGGGCGGCACCGTCGACTCGACGGTCGGCATCGGTGACGACCTGGTGGGTGGCGTGGCCCCCGACGGGCTGCTCGGCACCGCCGACCTCACCCTGAACACCGTGACCGGCACCCTGGACACCGCCACCAACCTGGTGAACTCGCTCGACGTGGGCGGGCTCGGCCAGGGCCTCGGCGGCACGCAGGCGCCGGTGGTCGGCGACCTCGACGCCGCTCGGGTCGTCGGCGGCGTCACCGGGACCGTCGACAACACCCTGGACGGGGTCGGTGTCGGCAACGTCACCGGCAGTCTCGGGCTGAGCGCCGGGGCGGACGCCTCGGCCGGCACCGGCGGCCTGCTCGACCTGGGCGACGGTCTGCTCTGA
- a CDS encoding WecB/TagA/CpsF family glycosyltransferase encodes MIARGKRNVLGVLVDAVDYEAAVDQVVTAAVDRRPFALTALAVHGVMTGVTDPPHNARLNSFDLVTPDGQPVRWALNLLHSAGLAERVYGPTLTLRVLERCAELGLPVYLYGSTEPTLARLVPALERMFPALKLAGVEPSKFRSAQPGEAAEIADRIRASGARLVLVGLGCPRQEIFAYAMRPLLDMPLMAVGAAFDYHAGLLRTPPPWMQRVGLEWLWRLGLEPKRLWRRYVLLNPAYLTRLTAQHLRLWKATPPPPTTDPLPTFPV; translated from the coding sequence ATGATCGCCCGGGGCAAGCGCAACGTGCTCGGCGTCCTGGTGGACGCGGTCGACTACGAGGCAGCGGTCGACCAGGTGGTGACGGCCGCGGTGGACCGCCGCCCGTTCGCGCTCACCGCACTGGCCGTGCACGGGGTGATGACCGGGGTGACCGACCCGCCGCACAACGCCCGGTTGAACTCCTTCGACCTGGTCACCCCGGACGGGCAGCCGGTCCGCTGGGCGCTGAACCTGCTGCACTCGGCCGGGCTCGCCGAGCGGGTCTACGGGCCGACCCTCACGCTGCGCGTCCTGGAACGCTGCGCGGAGCTCGGCCTGCCGGTCTACCTGTACGGCTCGACCGAGCCGACCCTGGCCCGGCTGGTCCCGGCGTTGGAGCGGATGTTCCCGGCGCTGAAGCTGGCCGGCGTCGAGCCGTCGAAGTTCCGGTCGGCGCAGCCGGGCGAGGCGGCCGAGATCGCCGACCGGATCCGGGCGTCGGGTGCCCGGCTGGTCCTGGTCGGGCTCGGCTGCCCCCGCCAGGAGATCTTCGCGTACGCGATGCGCCCGCTGCTGGACATGCCGCTGATGGCGGTGGGGGCCGCGTTCGACTACCACGCCGGGTTGCTGCGCACCCCCCCGCCGTGGATGCAGCGGGTCGGCCTGGAGTGGCTCTGGCGTCTCGGCCTGGAGCCCAAGCGCCTCTGGCGCCGCTACGTCCTCCTGAACCCCGCCTACCTGACCCGCCTGACCGCCCAACACCTACGCCTCTGGAAAGCCACCCCCCCACCCCCCACCACCGACCCCCTCCCCACCTTCCCCGTCTAG
- a CDS encoding dynamin family protein, whose protein sequence is MIAPTWLDVLDETVRVCAAHGRTDLVQSLRQRRAQLLDPQLRVLVIGEPKQGKSQLVNALINAPICPVGGESGVPTVIQHAAEPYATLVRTAAPAPGRDGAGPVDRTPVPLTDLAAGFGGRLAGLSPAATHVEVGVPRGLLASGLVLIDTPAAVGPDPAASITSLAAAGRADVVLMVSDATRELSVTELNLLLFAMQSYPRLIVALTKTDLAPDWRTVAERNRQHLAGAGVPAVQVPVSAALRLRAAAGNDPSMNAESGFPALISRLTQDLAAKGDTLARASVGLLTRTVIEQLAAPMRAELSRNSGGTPAPLSRLHQAQRAVDELRRCSQRWQNALSDEMTDLIADLEFDLRDRSRAILKRVDEALDTADPQPAWPALRDWFAENLAEAATANHEWLVQRCDFIARQVADHFLPYRYDVLPTWSVRAPDLRAAIPDIEQPQIERFTPTQKVFSGLKGSYGGVLMFGLATTLAGLPLINPVSLGAGALFGGKSIWDESRSLRKRRQAVVKAAAQRHVDEFFMRISKESKESVRQVQRTLRDHFTALTEELQEEIVHSFRTAKQAADADAAEREQRHRDIERKMKRLAGLFEEAQALVVGRTRTGLEATG, encoded by the coding sequence GTGATTGCGCCGACCTGGCTCGACGTTCTGGATGAAACCGTTCGGGTGTGCGCCGCGCACGGCCGCACCGATCTGGTCCAGTCGCTGCGGCAACGTCGAGCCCAGCTGCTCGACCCGCAGCTGCGGGTGCTGGTGATCGGTGAACCGAAGCAGGGCAAGAGTCAGCTGGTCAACGCCCTCATCAACGCTCCGATCTGCCCGGTGGGTGGGGAATCGGGGGTGCCCACCGTCATCCAGCACGCCGCCGAGCCGTATGCGACGCTGGTCCGCACCGCGGCGCCGGCCCCCGGCCGGGACGGTGCCGGGCCGGTCGACCGGACCCCGGTGCCGCTGACCGACCTGGCCGCCGGCTTCGGCGGTCGGCTCGCCGGACTCTCCCCGGCCGCCACCCACGTCGAGGTCGGCGTCCCCCGTGGACTGCTCGCCAGCGGGCTGGTCCTGATCGACACCCCGGCCGCCGTCGGGCCGGATCCGGCCGCCAGCATCACATCGCTCGCGGCCGCCGGCCGCGCCGACGTGGTCCTGATGGTCTCGGACGCCACCCGGGAACTCTCGGTCACCGAGCTGAACCTGCTGCTCTTCGCGATGCAGTCCTATCCCCGGCTGATCGTGGCGCTGACCAAGACCGACCTGGCACCGGACTGGCGTACGGTGGCCGAGCGAAACCGGCAGCACCTGGCCGGCGCCGGCGTGCCGGCCGTGCAGGTCCCGGTCTCGGCGGCGCTGCGGTTGCGGGCGGCGGCCGGGAACGACCCGTCGATGAACGCCGAGTCCGGCTTCCCCGCCCTGATCAGCCGCCTGACCCAGGATCTGGCCGCCAAGGGCGACACGCTGGCGCGGGCCAGCGTGGGGCTGCTCACCCGGACGGTGATCGAGCAGCTCGCCGCGCCGATGCGGGCCGAGCTGTCCCGCAACAGCGGCGGTACGCCGGCCCCGCTGTCCCGGCTGCACCAGGCCCAGCGGGCCGTCGACGAGCTGCGGCGCTGCTCGCAGCGGTGGCAGAACGCCCTCTCCGACGAGATGACCGACCTGATCGCCGACCTCGAGTTCGACCTGCGCGACCGCAGCCGGGCCATCCTGAAACGGGTCGACGAGGCGCTGGACACCGCCGATCCGCAACCGGCCTGGCCGGCGCTGCGGGACTGGTTCGCGGAGAACCTGGCCGAGGCGGCGACGGCGAACCACGAGTGGCTGGTCCAGCGCTGCGACTTCATCGCCCGGCAGGTCGCCGACCACTTCCTGCCCTACCGGTACGACGTGCTGCCGACCTGGTCGGTGCGGGCCCCGGACCTGCGGGCCGCGATACCCGACATCGAGCAACCGCAGATCGAGCGATTCACCCCCACCCAGAAGGTCTTCAGTGGACTGAAGGGATCGTACGGCGGGGTTCTGATGTTCGGTCTGGCGACGACGCTGGCCGGCCTGCCCCTGATCAACCCGGTGTCGCTCGGAGCCGGGGCGCTGTTCGGCGGCAAGAGCATCTGGGACGAGAGCCGCTCGCTGCGCAAGCGCCGGCAGGCGGTGGTGAAGGCGGCCGCCCAGCGGCACGTCGACGAGTTCTTCATGCGGATCAGCAAGGAGAGCAAGGAGTCGGTCCGGCAGGTGCAGCGGACCCTGCGGGACCATTTCACCGCGCTGACCGAGGAGTTGCAGGAGGAGATCGTCCACTCGTTCCGGACCGCCAAGCAGGCCGCCGACGCCGACGCCGCCGAGCGGGAGCAGCGCCACCGCGACATCGAGCGGAAGATGAAGCGGCTGGCCGGCCTCTTCGAGGAGGCCCAGGCCCTGGTGGTGGGGCGGACCCGGACCGGACTGGAGGCGACCGGGTGA
- a CDS encoding DUF559 domain-containing protein: MNPVLAEAIAAGGGLVRPGEVPRGMLGRAVRAGEVRRLLPGVYADARPANPAPELLHRAALAWAGGRAALSHLTAMDVWGVRGQVAGEPVHLTVPAGAKPRVPAGFAVHQRLGFVPEPPQALHRSGLPVIRLERSLVESWPVLAPADRPEPVIRAVNDRLTTPARLSAALAELPRLAGRAELRTLLDRLAAGCRSMLEIWGHDHVFTGAEMPPMRRQVRIQVGTRRFYLDVYAERERVDFELDGATSHGDPRQREIDLRRDALLATLGILVVRYAHRRLIHEPAEVRREVLAILASRR; this comes from the coding sequence GTGAATCCGGTACTTGCCGAGGCGATCGCGGCCGGTGGTGGACTCGTCCGGCCGGGTGAGGTGCCGCGCGGGATGCTCGGACGGGCGGTGCGTGCCGGAGAGGTTCGCCGACTGCTGCCCGGGGTGTATGCCGACGCGCGGCCTGCGAACCCGGCACCCGAGCTGCTGCACCGTGCGGCCCTGGCCTGGGCGGGTGGGCGGGCGGCCCTCAGCCACCTCACGGCCATGGACGTCTGGGGCGTGCGCGGCCAGGTCGCTGGCGAGCCGGTGCACCTGACCGTGCCCGCTGGCGCGAAGCCACGTGTTCCCGCCGGGTTCGCCGTTCATCAGCGGCTCGGCTTCGTGCCCGAGCCGCCGCAGGCACTGCACCGGAGCGGGCTGCCGGTGATCCGGCTGGAACGGAGCCTGGTCGAGTCCTGGCCTGTGCTGGCACCCGCCGATCGGCCCGAACCCGTGATCCGGGCCGTCAACGACCGGCTGACCACGCCCGCGCGTCTCAGCGCCGCCCTCGCCGAGCTGCCCAGGCTGGCCGGCCGCGCCGAGTTGCGCACGCTACTTGACCGGCTGGCCGCCGGCTGCCGCAGCATGCTGGAGATCTGGGGACACGACCACGTCTTCACCGGCGCGGAGATGCCACCCATGCGCCGACAGGTCCGCATCCAGGTCGGCACCCGACGCTTCTACCTCGACGTGTACGCCGAACGGGAGCGGGTCGACTTCGAGTTGGACGGTGCCACCAGCCACGGCGACCCCCGTCAGCGCGAGATCGACCTACGCCGCGACGCCCTGCTGGCGACCCTGGGCATCCTGGTGGTCCGCTACGCCCACCGCAGACTCATCCACGAACCGGCCGAGGTACGCCGCGAAGTCCTGGCCATCCTCGCCAGCCGGCGATGA
- a CDS encoding Hsp70 family protein — protein sequence MPYVLGIDIGGTSTTAAVARLTQDGWTRPEPVRLGAHSFAIPSVLQLGADGSLAVGDPTEYGQPPDRGRTARGFARRIGDPVPMLVDGEAWTPEALTAVLATWVIERVMAQQADRPAEHVVLSHPAGWGPYRTELLRHALWAAGIPHATLLPEPVVAAESHACQGFTGRSLAVYALGGETFAASVVRRSRAGGFELVTGGDPGQPLGGADFDAALLRHVRDQLGRPASTPRHQADPHPPALAGLAAACVSAKERLTVAAEADVRLQLPDGPTRVPVSRAEFEELIRPGLRLTVETLAGAVRAAGLTADQLDGVLLIGGSARIPLVADLVAQRLPVGVTVESDPQLTAAAGAAWAARQIVAPPRPSRWDRTDPGRPTPGGRAPERAGPATVPARRPDLADDGRREPPPRPPVRITPLKLPRNRLAQPAAGPANRDRTAYSRARS from the coding sequence ATGCCGTACGTCCTCGGGATCGACATCGGTGGCACCAGCACCACCGCCGCCGTCGCCCGGCTGACACAGGACGGCTGGACCCGCCCCGAACCGGTCCGGCTGGGTGCCCACTCCTTCGCCATCCCGTCGGTGCTGCAGCTGGGCGCCGACGGCTCGCTGGCCGTCGGCGACCCCACCGAGTACGGCCAGCCACCCGACCGGGGGCGGACCGCCCGCGGATTCGCCCGGCGGATCGGTGATCCGGTGCCGATGCTCGTCGACGGCGAGGCGTGGACCCCGGAGGCGCTCACCGCCGTGCTGGCCACCTGGGTCATCGAGCGGGTGATGGCCCAGCAGGCCGACCGCCCCGCCGAACATGTCGTGCTCAGCCATCCGGCGGGCTGGGGACCGTACCGGACCGAGCTGCTCCGGCACGCCCTCTGGGCGGCCGGCATTCCACACGCGACGCTGCTGCCCGAGCCGGTGGTGGCCGCCGAGAGCCACGCCTGCCAGGGCTTCACCGGACGCAGTCTGGCGGTGTACGCGCTGGGCGGCGAGACCTTCGCCGCCTCGGTGGTGCGCCGGTCCCGGGCGGGCGGGTTCGAGCTGGTCACCGGTGGAGATCCGGGGCAGCCACTGGGCGGCGCGGACTTCGACGCCGCGCTGCTGCGACACGTCCGCGACCAGCTCGGCCGGCCGGCCAGCACCCCTCGCCACCAGGCCGACCCACACCCGCCGGCCCTGGCCGGGCTGGCCGCGGCCTGCGTGAGCGCGAAGGAACGACTTACCGTCGCGGCCGAGGCCGACGTCCGGCTGCAGCTGCCCGACGGCCCGACCCGGGTGCCGGTGAGCCGGGCCGAGTTCGAGGAGCTGATCCGCCCCGGGCTGCGGCTCACCGTGGAGACCCTGGCCGGGGCGGTCCGGGCGGCCGGCCTGACCGCCGACCAGCTCGACGGGGTGCTGCTGATCGGCGGTTCGGCCCGGATCCCGCTGGTGGCCGACCTGGTCGCGCAGCGGCTGCCGGTCGGCGTGACGGTGGAGTCCGATCCCCAGCTCACCGCCGCCGCCGGGGCGGCCTGGGCGGCCCGGCAGATCGTCGCCCCACCTCGACCGTCGCGCTGGGACCGCACCGATCCGGGCCGGCCCACGCCGGGTGGCCGCGCCCCGGAGCGGGCCGGCCCGGCGACCGTTCCGGCTCGCCGGCCGGACCTGGCCGACGACGGCCGGCGCGAGCCACCACCCCGCCCACCAGTCAGGATCACCCCACTGAAGCTGCCCCGGAACCGCCTGGCGCAGCCGGCCGCCGGCCCGGCCAACCGGGACCGGACCGCCTACTCCCGA
- a CDS encoding 3-ketoacyl-ACP reductase — protein MTGRGSGRPAALVTGGSRGIGRGIVLALAGAGYDIVVNYARDADAAREVGKEVAALGGRAVAVQADVSKSADRRRLIDETVTALGRLDLFVSNAGVAPLVRADLLESQEESFDRLVEINLKGPYFLTQLAAKTMIEQLAAGVISRPKIVIVSSISAYTASVNRGDYCVTKAGLAMVAQLYATRLAEHGINVYEIRPGIVETDMTGPVKAKYDDLIFEQGLTPIRRWGQPADVGRAVVAIAGDLLPFSTGQVIDVDGGFHLRTL, from the coding sequence GTGACGGGCCGGGGCAGCGGTCGGCCGGCCGCCCTGGTGACCGGCGGCTCCCGGGGCATCGGCCGGGGGATCGTGCTGGCGCTGGCCGGCGCCGGCTACGACATCGTGGTCAACTACGCCCGGGACGCCGACGCCGCCCGCGAGGTCGGCAAGGAGGTGGCCGCCCTCGGCGGTCGGGCGGTCGCCGTACAGGCCGACGTCTCGAAGTCGGCGGACCGGCGCCGGCTGATCGACGAGACGGTCACCGCCCTCGGCCGGCTCGACCTGTTCGTCAGCAACGCCGGGGTGGCGCCGCTGGTCCGGGCCGATCTGCTCGAATCCCAGGAGGAGTCGTTCGACCGGCTCGTCGAGATCAACCTCAAGGGGCCGTACTTCCTCACCCAGCTCGCCGCGAAGACGATGATCGAACAGCTCGCCGCCGGGGTGATCAGCCGGCCGAAGATCGTCATCGTCTCGTCGATAAGCGCGTACACGGCGAGTGTCAACCGGGGCGACTACTGCGTCACCAAGGCCGGGCTGGCGATGGTGGCCCAGCTCTACGCCACCCGGCTGGCCGAGCACGGGATCAACGTGTACGAGATCCGGCCGGGCATCGTCGAGACCGACATGACCGGCCCGGTCAAGGCCAAGTACGACGACCTGATCTTCGAGCAGGGACTGACCCCGATCCGGCGGTGGGGGCAACCGGCGGACGTCGGCCGGGCGGTGGTGGCGATCGCCGGCGACCTGCTGCCGTTCAGCACCGGCCAGGTGATCGACGTGGACGGCGGCTTCCACCTGCGTACCCTCTGA